In one window of Ptychodera flava strain L36383 unplaced genomic scaffold, AS_Pfla_20210202 Scaffold_106__1_contigs__length_256847_pilon, whole genome shotgun sequence DNA:
- the LOC139126600 gene encoding lectin BRA-3-like, producing MQQNVCASECILLLNHYAFKRRIILLSHMLFTGSITMENCEKGDCDCMVYEVYCEQDPDDHPYQQKAAEFCSTLSVQPGGPPGRLASLRTRVIDDAIRNHILSNNMHQSPCINRFGFWIGLSDSLTEGEFIWSDGGAHCDFDFRNWAPGEPNNNTKKDALGQDCVQLWFRGAHNGLWDDEYCDFRPKGIVCEIPDPHCHSLGA from the exons ATGCAACAAAACGTGTGTGCATCAGAATGCATATTACTTCTCAACCATTATGCTTTCAAGCGTCGTATTATACTGCTATCACATATGCTCTTCACAGGCTCTATCACGATGGAAAACTGTGAAAAGGGAGATTGCGATTGTATGGTGTATGAAGTATACTGTGAACAAGACCCTGACGACCACCCATACCAACAGAAAGCAGCTGAGTTTTGCAGCACCCTTTCAGTACAGCCTGGTGGACCACCAGGACGCCTTGCATCGTTACGTACTCGCGTTATAGACGATGCAATCAGAAACCACATCTTAAGTAATAACATGCATCAAAGCCCATGCATTAACAGATTCGGCTTCTGGATCGGTCTTAGTGACAGCCTGACGGAGGGTGAATTCATCTGGAGTGATGGAGGAGCTCATTGCGACTTCGACTTCCGCAACTGGGCACCAGGCGAgccaaacaacaacacaaagaaAGACGCTTTGGGACAAGATTGCGTACAGCTTTG GTTCAGGGGCGCTCACAACGGTCTGTGGGACGATGAATACTGCGACTTCCGGCCAAAGGGCATTGTCTGTGAAATTCCAG ACCCTCATTGCCATTCCTTGGGAGCATAG